Proteins encoded by one window of Chondromyces crocatus:
- a CDS encoding MJ1255/VC2487 family glycosyltransferase, giving the protein MKILYGVVGEGMGHAMRSRVVLEHLLGEGHEIEIMASGRATEFLSKRFEGVNRIHGLHMIYEENRVRRGKTLWSNALAGTSGLPKNIAAYFELIKDYKPEVVISDFESWTYLYAKAHRLPIVSIDNMQIINRCSHDPAVIEGHQSDFKVTKAFVKGKLPFCDHYLISTFFYPPVRKDRTTLVPPILRPEILSARRRAGEHLLVYQTAEGYGRLLETLAQSGVECRIYGMRRGLTEEQVEGNLRFRPFSEEGFIDDLASCRGVIAGGGFTLMGEAVYLHKPMLAVPLGRQFEQVLNARYLEREGFGQYAMALDDPAVIQRFLAALPGCEEKLASYAQDGNRALLGELDTLLDRASAGIL; this is encoded by the coding sequence ATGAAGATCCTGTACGGCGTCGTCGGCGAGGGCATGGGGCACGCGATGCGCTCGCGCGTGGTGCTGGAGCACTTGCTCGGCGAGGGGCACGAGATCGAGATCATGGCCTCGGGGCGGGCGACGGAGTTCCTGTCGAAGCGCTTCGAGGGGGTGAACCGGATCCACGGGCTGCACATGATCTACGAGGAGAACCGGGTCCGGCGAGGAAAGACGCTGTGGTCCAACGCGCTGGCCGGCACGTCGGGGTTGCCCAAGAACATCGCCGCCTATTTCGAGCTCATCAAGGACTACAAGCCGGAGGTGGTGATCAGCGACTTCGAGTCGTGGACGTACCTGTATGCGAAGGCGCACCGGCTGCCCATCGTCTCGATCGACAACATGCAGATCATCAACCGCTGCTCGCACGATCCAGCGGTGATCGAGGGCCACCAGAGCGACTTCAAGGTGACGAAGGCGTTCGTGAAGGGGAAGCTGCCGTTCTGCGACCACTACCTGATCTCGACGTTCTTCTACCCGCCGGTGCGCAAGGACCGGACGACGCTGGTGCCGCCGATCCTGCGCCCGGAGATCCTGTCGGCGCGTCGGCGCGCGGGGGAGCACCTGCTCGTGTACCAGACGGCCGAGGGATACGGGCGGCTGCTGGAGACGCTGGCGCAGTCGGGGGTGGAGTGCCGGATCTACGGGATGCGGCGCGGGCTCACGGAGGAGCAGGTGGAGGGGAACCTGCGGTTCCGGCCGTTCAGCGAGGAGGGGTTCATCGATGATCTCGCGTCGTGCCGAGGGGTGATCGCGGGCGGTGGGTTCACGCTGATGGGCGAGGCGGTGTACCTGCACAAGCCGATGCTGGCGGTGCCGCTCGGGCGACAGTTCGAGCAGGTGCTCAACGCACGCTATCTGGAGCGCGAGGGGTTCGGGCAGTACGCGATGGCGCTGGACGATCCGGCGGTGATCCAGCGGTTTCTGGCGGCGCTCCCGGGGTGTGAAGAGAAGCTCGCGAGCTACGCGCAGGATGGCAACCGAGCGCTCCTCGGCGAGCTCGACACGCTGCTCGATCGGGCCTCGGCCGGGATTCTGTAG